The genomic window GCCTTTCCTTGGGATGCTTCCTGTACTCCCAGCTGCATGTTACAGCATGCAGTCAGGAGCACAGAAAGCTACTTTTTGGATGAGCCCCAAGTATACAATGTGATGATCAATTCACTTAAAAGTTAAGTGTTCCTATCTGAATAGGTCTATGCATGTAGTTAGCTTCTTTCCAATAAATATGACCAAAGGTTACATCTTAGTGTGTGGACAACATTCACTGTGAGATGGTAATGATACAAAACAGAGATAGTCAATATGTAGGTGTTTCAATGCTTTTCTTGAACAGAGCTAGTGTTATTAGAAATCATGTATATGTAAATATTAGAGATGTACTCCATAAAAAGTTTGGTGGACCTGgatttcactctctctctctgtgtgtgcccaGATTTCCACCTAACATCTGCCAAATCCAGCTTGGTTCTCTCATACTGAGAAGACATGAGAGATTACAGGGCTGGGCTTAGACTTCTAGGACTGCTGTGGTCATGGCACATATCGGTGCTGGAGCTCTTTTTGCAGCCTACCATATCCCTGAAATTTTCTGGATGCCCACCGGAACCCTCTAGATTCTAATGAAATCTCCAACACAGTGTGGCACAATTCTACCATGAGCAGAACTGCAAATccattccccccacaaaaaaaccagtCAGCCACAGAGTACTTTTTCTTTTCACAGAGAGGTCTTGCATTGGATAAGTTTCTGGAATGCCTTCTTGAAATCTTCATTAAAGATTGTGTAAATCAGGGGGTTAACAAGAGAATTAATATATCCCAACCATGTCAGAAAATTATTCATTTCTTCTGAAATCTGACATCTTTCACAGGTATTGACAACCACCTCCTTCACAAAGAAGGGGAGCCAGCAGATCACAAAGGCACCCAAAATTAAGCCAAGGGTAGttgctgcctttctctctctcgtgGTAGAAATTCGTTGTCTCTTCCATCCCTTTTCATTCTTGGACTCAGAAGTGGGGCTTCGCAGGGAGATATGCATTCTGTCCAAATCTCCTGAACGGTTAGATGCTTTCCCTTTGGTGCATGATGCTGAGGAAGCTGGCTGGCAGCTTTTCTCAGCTCCTTCCAGGAGACCCTGTCCATTCGCTTCCTCTTTGAGAACACGACTCACGCTCCTCCTGTGAAAAGTCTTAGCTGCCTTGTATATTTTGTAGTAAAGGATCAGAATCAATGCCAGCGGGATATAAAAGGCTCCAAACGTGGAGTAGATGGTAAAAACAATGTGGTCGTGCTTAATGATGCACTCGTCATCCCTGCTGGCAGCCTGGTGACGCCAAAACAACGGCGGCATTGAAATGAAGACAGAAATGACCCACATGACGGCAATCATGATGCCTGCCCGCTTAGGGGTTCGCTTCCTGGCATACTCCACAGCATCTGTGATTGCTCGGTAGCGATCCAAAGCGATGGCTGAGAGATGCAAGATGGAACAGGTGCAGCAGGTAATGTCAACGCTGAGCCAAAGGTCGCACATCACCTGGCCCATGATCCAGGTCTCTTTGACAATGTAGACGATGCTGAAGGGCATGACTAGGATGGCAACCAGAAAATCAGTGACTGCCAAGGAGCAAATTAAATAATTGGCAGGGTGGTGGAGCTTTCGGGTCACAATTATGGCAGTCATCACTAGAGAGTTGATGATAGTTGTCATCACTGCTAGCACAGAAAGTGTAAGAGAAACCAGAATCTTGGGTGTTACTTTCTTAAGTAGTTTTTCTGATGTGTCATTTTGTTCCAATGTATAATTTTGTTCAGTAAAGTTCAGGAAATCCATGATTGCCTTCCAGGCGATTTTTATCTAACAAATATACCTGTAGAGAAGTAAAAACAGTTTAGGAAACAGCAACTTGATATCCCAGAAATCTCACAATACACAACAGATTTCAATATTCTCCCTTACTTTTCCCTGTAGTATTTTCCATGCCACATGTTTTTGCCCCAGTAGTAGAAATGAGGAAATTGATTGGAATAACCAGTCCCATATGGCTTCCTAAATCCTTACTGCAgtcaccacttccttcttcatttatTTGGGGCATGTTCAAGGATGGAAAGACGTGGATAACCTAATCAAAGGGAGGATTTCAGCTAGTCATACCAATCCTTTTGAATGACATCTAGATTGATAGCAGCATGTTGAGGTGACCACAGATGGTTCAAGACCAAGAAAAACTATATTTTTGTGCCACATgtgcagtatacatttaaagcaacaccACCACAAAAGGAATCTGCAGTTTGTCCCTCACAAAGCTCCATTtcccagcatccttgacaaaCTATACTTCACTACTCTAGTAGCCACCATTTTATAGCAGGGAAAAGTAACGACTACAGTATTGGATTATATATAAAAAGTCATGTGCCTGAGTGAGTAATATAAAAGATGTGAGCTCTGTAGCTGACACTTCGAAAAATATATGCTTTGAAAAGTATCTTTTTCTTTGGACAACGGAAGCATATCTGCCTACACTAGAAGAGATTGGATCAATGAGAAGTGAAGCATGACATGGTAGATTTTCTGCACTAGCAAGGTGGAAAGCATTTCTTGTCATTTCTGTCCTATTCTTTCCCCCCACAAATATAGACTAGGAAGAGTTCAAGGCTGTTGTTGCTTCTTTCTCTTTTAAGAAAGAGTCAGTAATGAGAAAACCTCTGGTCACTCTATAAATAATTACtttcttctgttctgttctgttcttccagcttttcagAAGCAGGTTTTCTTTCTTTGGACTCTGTCCTTTGGAAAAACAAGTCCAAACTAAAGGTATAGAAACTGCTACACTTTCTAATTGCACTGAtgctaattaaaacaacaacaaccacatggCAGAATCCCTATTTAAGTTAAGGGAGCAGGGGGAGGATAACCAGCAAATAACCAAGAAAATAGTGGAATTAGTGCTTGCATCACTGACAACTTTCACTTGGTGTGTTTTTCATCTTTCGCAAAAAAGTGTTAATGCACAGGAGATTGTTCACACAGCACAGCTTTTTGACATGTGAAATGTGCTCATTATTTGATTCAGCTAAACATTTGGCTGCTTTTGCTTAAGCAATGCCTCATTCAGTTTGCTGTACAAAAATgctatgattttttaaatttttttttaaaaaggaatatacCTACCTGGATGTGCTTTTACTGAAAAATGGATTTtgacatatttgtgtgtgtgtgaggggaagGTTTATCAGCAGGAATTACCAATGACAGCGAAATTGGACCTTTGTGGTCAGAGCAAGATCACTCTGAAAGCAGATACTGAAGATGAGTAACAGGGTGAGGGGTTTGCCTTCAGAGGGAAATGGCTGGCTACTCATCAGATACAAGGTGGACCAGGTGATGGACCTGTGTTCTAATCTACCACTACTCTTTTTTATCTTCTTAATGTTTTCTAATCATCCCACTTTGCTCACTGCTGTGGTTTCCCTCCCAGTTAAATATGAAAGGAGGTTTATGTCCATAGCTCTGTGTGCTACTGCCTCTTGCTGTGGTGATGATGTAGTGAAAATGCCAGGGTTAGTGACCTACAGATCCCATACTAGACAGTTGGAAAAATATTGTAAGGTGGGCAATTTATGCAGTGAGAACTACTCTGTATCTAGCTCTTTTTGCAATATTTTGACTTTTTACAAATATTCAAGGAAAATTTGACATTTTTTCCTCCCTGGGCTTTGCTAGCTGAGCTGCCTCCATACAGAACCAATGTGCTGGCCATCTGTCAATCATGGCCCACAAGGGATGGGGCAGATCAGGATCTAGCCTGATTTAAGCATTATTTGGGAAACTTTGAGATTTAATACAAAAGCCTTCCAATAACATGCATAGTTCTTTCTTCTTTCATAAACTAAATCCGTGGACTGGAGCTGTACTGCAGTTTCTTGGATTTGTATCAGCTAAAGGGCAACCTCATCTGTAGATAAGCACAATGAAACTAATTGAGCTCACACAACTGAACTGCATCTCGCTGGAATATTTACCCTCGTAGCTTTGCAGAACTGTGCCAGCGATGGCCTTCTGGGTATATGCACCAAAAATAACTATAAAGCCGCATGCAGTTATCAACCAAACATATGTCAATCTACTAAGaatggggaagggggggcagagagagaaaagctgtAACCCCACAGCCTGACTTGGCCGGCCAGTCAAGTGTTGTGATAAACAAGCACCGTACTTGGGTTCACAGAGACTGTGGGCGTAATCCCATCTCATTCCAGTTAATAGTTCTGGATAGCTTTCAAACTGGGTAAACAAATCTTAGGAGTCCATTGGCAATTCAGTGTCAGCGTTCAGAGTCTCCAGCCACTTTTTGAAGTGGCTGCACGCACAGAGTGATCTGTATGCTTTTGGCAATGTGTGATGTGCAGTGAGTCTAAGGAGCTCTTTGGGGCATTTATTTCCCCTCTCTATTTGCTGATCCATAAAATGTTTAGGTGCAAATCAGGCTGCTATTGTGCAGAGACGGGATTCTGAAGGCTCCTGCCACACTGAGAGAGCACATATATTAGTGTAAAAACTGGGAAACTGCTTGGGGGAAAAGGTGCACATTAAGTAAAATTGCATACTTAAAAGTGCTGGTGAATTTCCATGAGAAcgtaaaaaaagaataatattgcCAACTGATGCGGGAATGTGGCAAAGTCAACTTAAGacttaaaagaaataagaaactgaaGTTGACAGATTCATTCATCTTTAGGCTAGACCTGTTTCTTATTTCTGTCTGCCACTTCCTGTCATCTGctctctgttagaattcctgctccataattgcagtcatgggattgttgtctttcgcatgacggtatatgttttgactccacagagtgggaagtgacagagacaggatgttgtgttactgtgttccgtgaagtgggactgttgtcttctgttctttctctttgctgtctgatgctcgagagagagggaggcatgtTGCaatgctccatgtgtgtttatatgtaaataaaatagattagccaaaatgctgagttgctggggttctATTACACAAACTACGCAGAcgctgcggatccctaagtgtgccggtgtctgttggcattggtcgctgtgatgttctggcagaagaaagcttttgaagctcccgaacgaatgaccaggagggagagaacatgccagtcgggcatgtgtctgtaccagggtcctacttgagtgtaggacgagctcctgacactcTCACCATCTTACCACTGTTTTCTACCCTCCTCAATGCACCATTCACAAAATGCATTATAACTAACATAactaaaacataaaataaaagagtGACTAGCTTTTTCCAACAATGCTGCTCAGCCTACACTTGCCTGCCCACAGGGCCCTGCTTCCTGCTCTCTGCAAATGAAAGGAACGACCACAGTTTCAGAGAGATAACGGTCAAGTTACTCTCACAAAGACTGACAAACACAGCTTCATCAAACAATGGTTACAGATCAAACCTTTTCCTGAAGCTCCATACATCAAGGTACACGTCAAAAAAGTCTATGCAGTATGATTCAGTTCCATTCTTAAGGTGAAGGTTTGCTTTGAGTTTTCTCCATGTCCAGCCGGGCTCTATTTTGGAAGGGTTGTAATTGCCTCTTATTTGCCATTCTgtaacaaaaaggagaaaagagttATTAGGACAACATCTCAAAGTATCCTGGGGTCCTCATATTTTTCTCAGTGCACCACACCATTTTAGGCAACAGCAATACCATACAAAGAGTATGGCAAATGAATTTTAAATTATGGCGCCAGGTCAACACTCGACCTTCTGGTGGGCTATTCTGGAGGGTTGGAAGAGGAGACTATTGCCAATATGCAAGCAATAGTGTGCTGAAGCCTGAGGACCAACCAGGCTGAGGAAATAGAAGgcatgaacatgtgcagagtgcccctTTTTTTTGCCAATGTTATCTCGGGGCTGCACACATCTTGGATCtaaaggagatttttttttaaatgtctctgGGCTGCACTCTCCCATGTTTAAAAAAGGAGACCTGGTCATTCCTGGCCTCTCCCTCAATGCTCCATTcacaaaatgcaatataaataacataacttaaaaataaaataaaatagtgactAGCTTTTTTCCAACAACGCTGCTCAGCACTCCCCCCAAAAGTTCCCTCACTGGTCAAATCAATATTAATAAAAAGGGGTGAGGAAGCTACTTGTTCGGAGAGGCAAGGGAGCTGTCTAATTTTTTAGCAGACTGTGGCTCTGCAGCTTAATAGGTGGCTCTCCAAAGAAACATATGTGGGCATGCTCAGAAACTGAGGAATGATTCTGATTTGGCTTATCAGGGCTTCAAAGCCTTCCCTCCTGCCCACCATATTCTGCACAAAAGAGCCTAAAGCCTTGAATTTCCTTAAAGTAACAGGCCTAATTAAACCATATTGGTTGCATAACCAGAGATTTTGCTGGTAACTAATTCTAAAtcacatgggacacgggtggcgctgtgggtaaaagcctcagcgcctagggcttgccgatcgaaaggtcggcggttcgaatccccgcggcggggtgcgctcccgctgctcggtcccagcgcctgccaacctagcagttcgaaagcacccccgggtgcaagtagataaatagggaccgcttaccagcgggaaggtaaactgcgttccgtgtgctgcgctggctcaccagatgcagcttgtcacgctggccacgtgacccggaagtgtctgcgggcagcgctggcccccggcctcttgagtgagatgggcgcacaaccccagagtctgtcaagactggcccgtacgggcaggggtacctttacctttttaattctaAATCACAGGGTCTACTCTAGAGGAAAATCCAAACAGCATCTAAATTTGCATCTTGTTTTCCTCAAATGCAAACACGGGCTAAGCAGAATCAAAAGGGCAGGaccggtgtgtgtgtgattttggggTTACTGGTGGGAATCCATGAGGACTAGGGCGGGGAATTCTCCTTGCACTTGtatatgttgtttttttttataaaaaaaatccagcTCTGGACTTAATTGACTTTACTGGATGACCTGAATTTACATGGTGATGTGTAttacttcacttacttcaaaatggGATAAGCAAGCCCTGCTGGGTTTAAGGGTCCTCTTGCCCATTCTGTAGGATGGGGTCCTGGACTTCTGTCTGCCACAATACTACTGTGGATGGGCTCTTGCTTTCTGTGTGCAGCTGGATGTCAAGAGGAAGCTGTGCTCATATACTACCTTTTCTACAAGTACAACATCCTATAATACTCAGAAGAATGTAATGGAGTCTGGTAGGGAGGGAGTGGAGGGGAGAGATCTGTGTCTAAGATCCcttcagctttttcttttctgctttacAAATGTgcgaaagaaaaaaaaatgtttctgtctGAACTTTTGAAAAATAAGGCAGTTTAAGCAATTCAAGTGGCAGAAAATTGAACTCCTTTACTTTTTTGACAGTAATTTAGCAAGTGGCATATAAAAAAATGCAGACTCTGTGAATCCCTGCATTTTCCACTTCAGAATGAGCAAACTGCATTTTCAAAGCATCGACTGAAAGACATTTTATttgtgctgttttctccccaggatAGTTTTACTGAAATAAAGCTGCTCTCATAAG from Podarcis raffonei isolate rPodRaf1 chromosome 4, rPodRaf1.pri, whole genome shotgun sequence includes these protein-coding regions:
- the HTR1F gene encoding 5-hydroxytryptamine receptor 1F, whose protein sequence is MDFLNFTEQNYTLEQNDTSEKLLKKVTPKILVSLTLSVLAVMTTIINSLVMTAIIVTRKLHHPANYLICSLAVTDFLVAILVMPFSIVYIVKETWIMGQVMCDLWLSVDITCCTCSILHLSAIALDRYRAITDAVEYARKRTPKRAGIMIAVMWVISVFISMPPLFWRHQAASRDDECIIKHDHIVFTIYSTFGAFYIPLALILILYYKIYKAAKTFHRRSVSRVLKEEANGQGLLEGAEKSCQPASSASCTKGKASNRSGDLDRMHISLRSPTSESKNEKGWKRQRISTTRERKAATTLGLILGAFVICWLPFFVKEVVVNTCERCQISEEMNNFLTWLGYINSLVNPLIYTIFNEDFKKAFQKLIQCKTSL